A single Anoplopoma fimbria isolate UVic2021 breed Golden Eagle Sablefish unplaced genomic scaffold, Afim_UVic_2022 Un_contig_4477_pilon_pilon, whole genome shotgun sequence DNA region contains:
- the LOC129114495 gene encoding uncharacterized protein LOC129114495 has product MFYNRKLLPDSTTRTKQDSYIVHGPSNTMGYMCRVKRGDPVYETLHSHPKFVWFGDLNSSASLTVTPDRVQHFSSESLSLSCKGKSTIWKVMRFSERGILSPCHDWGTMNGSTCHIHTLQYTDAVYWCESGSEEFSNAVNITVQLARPVSWLPLVPLLTAFLTGAALIIILLLLCHFLKSKCPCIDSVPQPQSAHQDEWVNQDQTQEHIYTSPLE; this is encoded by the exons ATGTTTTACAACCGTAAGCTGCTTCCTGACAGCACCACGAGGACCAAACAGGATTCCTACATTGTTCATGGACCATCAAACACAATGGGATATATGTGCAGAGTTAAAAGAGGAGATCCAGTGTATGAAACTCTGCATAGCCATCCTAAGTTTGTCTGGTTTGGAG ATTTAAACTCATCAGCGTCTCTCACAGTGACTCCTGACAGAGTGCAACACTTCTCCTCTGAGTCTTTGTCACTGAGCTGTAAGGGAAAATCCACCATATGGAAAGTGATGAGGTTTAGTGAAAGGGGCATCCTGTCACCCTGTCATGACTGGGGAACAATGAATGGATCCACATGCCACATCCACACCTTACAGTACACTGATGCGGTGTACTGGTGTGAGTCCGGATCAGAAGAGTTCAGCAACGCTGTCAACATCACTGTACAAT TGGCCAGGCCTGTAAGCTGGTTACCTCTTGTGCCACTGCTCACTGCGTTCCTCACTGGAGCTGCATTGATTATCATCCTGCTCTTGCTGTGTCACTTCCTGAAGTCCAAGT GCCCATGCATTGACAG TGTCCCGCAACCCCAGAGTGCCCATCAGGATGAATGGGTCAACCAGGATCAAACTCAAGAGCACATATACACCTCACCTCTTGAAG